The region ACTCTTCGTCCCGCGCGGCAATATGTCGGTTTCCAAGTTCAATAAACTCTTCCAGCAGCGCCGTGAGCTGCTTCATCTTCTCCGGCGTATATTCCGCCTCAATCTGCTGGTACGCCTCTTCCACCTGAGCCTGAGCACGCTGGTACAGTGCGTTGCCTTCTTTCGTCAGCGACACGTACAGCTTGCGCTGGTCGTTCACCGGCTTTAAGCGCAGCACCAGACCGTCGCGCTCCATCCGCGTCAGAATGCCGGTCAGGCTCGGGCGTAAAATGCAGGTGCGAAACGCCAGATCGTGAAAATCCATGGAAGGATGCTCGGCCAGCACGCGGACAATACGCCACTGCTGCTCGGTCAGATTATGCCGCTTCACTATCGGGCGGAAGTAGCCCATCGCCGCTTCACGCGCCTGCAACAGCGCGATGGTTAATGAGTCATGCATCACCTTCCCCTTACATCATTAACAAGTAAACAATTAAAAACAGATGCTTTTATAGACAACCTGTTTTAACCCAAAAAGTGTAACAGAAACAACGCCATTTTTTTAATGCATTGATTTAAATGCAAATCCACTCATTTATGTAAATTTATTGTTATTCATATCACAAATTATTCACTTCTGATTGCGAAACGAACAGCAAAAGCATAAAACCAGATCATTAACATATTAATGAAAATCAAAACCGGACAGCCGGTCTGAGGAGTATGGGAATGAAAGGTACTGTTTTTGCCGTGGCGCTAAACCATCAAAGCCAGCGCACAGCCTGGGCTGAAGCGTTTGAAAAAGCCCCCTATAACGCGCCGCCAAAAACGGCGGTGTGGTTTATCAAGCCGCATAACACCGTTATCCGCGCAGGCGAACCGATTCCCTTCCCGCAGGGAGAAACCGTGTTAAGCGGTGCGACGGTAGCGCTGGTGGTGGGCAAAACCGCCAGCAAGGTACGCGTTGAAGAGGCGGCGGCGTACATCGCCGGGTATGCGCTCGCCAACGAGGTGAGCCTGCCGGAAGAGAGCTTCTACCGCCCGGCCATCAAGGCCAAATGCCGGGATGGTTTTTGCCCGCTTGGCGAACCTGTCGCCGTTGATAACGTCGATAACCTGACCATCATCACCGAGATCAACGGTCGCGAAGCGGACCACTGGAACACGGCCGATCTGCACCGCAACGCCGCCGAACTGCTGAGCGCCCTGAGCGAATTCGCCACCCTGAACCCCGGTGATGCGATATTGCTCGGCACCCCGCAAAGCCGCGTGGAGATCCGCCCGGGCGATCGCGTGCGCATTCTGGCGGAAGGTTTCCCGCCGCTGGAAAACCCGGTGGTCAATGAACGCGACGTTGCCATCGCTCAACGCACGCCGCCGCACGCCACATTGTTTGCCCTCGGTCTGAATTATGCCGACCACGCCAGCGAGCTGGACTTTAAGCCGCCCACCGAGCCGCTGGTGTTTATCAAAGCGCCGAACACCTTTAACGGCGACGGCCAGACCTCGGTGCGCCCGAACAATGTCGACTATATGCACTACGAGGCCGAGCTGGTGGTAGTCATCGGTAAAACCGCGCGCAAGGTGAGCGAAGCCGAGGCGATGGAGTATGTGGCGGGCTACACGGTGTGCAACGACTACGCCATCCGCGACTATCTCGAAAACTACTACCGCCCGAATCTGCGGGTGAAAAGCCGCGACGGGCTGACCCCCATCAGCCCGAACGTGGTGCCAAAAGAAGCCATTCCTGACCCACACAACTTAACCCTGCGCACCTTCGTCAACGGTGAACTGCGTCAGGAAGGCACCACCGCCGATCTCATTTTCAGCATCCCATTCCTGATTGCGTATCTGAGCGAGTTTATGACCCTGCAACCGGGCGACATGATTGCCACCGGCACGCCGAAGGGGCTGTCCGACGTGGTACCGGGCGATGAGGTGGTGGTGGAAGTGGAAGGCGTAGGCCGTCTGGTAAACCGAATTGTCAGTGAGGAGACCGCAAAATGAAAAAGATTAACCACTGGATCAACGGGAAAAACGTCGCCGGAAGTGAGTACTTCCACACCACCAACCCGGCCTCCGGCGAGGTGCTGGCTGAAGTGGCCTCCGGCGGGGAAGCCGAAATCCATCAGGCCGTTGCCGCCGCCAAAGAGGCGTTCCCGAAATGGGCCAACCTGCCGATGAAGGAGCGCGCGCGCCTGATGCGTCGCCTGGGCGATCTGATTGACCAGAACGTGCCGGACATTGCCGCGATGGAAACCGCCGACACCGGCCTGCCGATCCACCAGACCAAAAACGTGCTCATTCCGCGCGCCTCGCACAACTTTGAATTCTTCGCCGAGGTGTGCCAGCAGATGAACGGCAAAACCTACCCGGTCGATGACAAGATGCTCAACTACACCCTGGTGCAGCCAGTGGGCGTCTGCGCGCTGGTGTCGCCGTGGAACGTGCCGTTTATGACCGCCACCTGGAAGGTTGCGCCGTGCCTCGCGCTGGGAAACACCGCGGTGCTGAAGATGTCTGAACTCTCGCCGCTGACCGCCGACCGTCTGGGCGAGCTGGCGCTGGAGGCGGGCATTCCGGCGGGCGTGCTGAACGTGGTGCAGGGCTATGGCGCGACGGCGGGCGACGCGCTGGTGCGCCATCACGACGTGCGCGCCGTCTCCTTTACCGGCGGGACCGCCACCGGGCGCAACATCATGAAAAACGCCGGGCTGAAGAAATACTCTATGGAGCTGGGCGGTAAATCGCCGGTATTGATTTTTGAAGACGCCGACATCGAGCGTGCGCTGGACGCCGCCCTGTTCACCATCTTCTCCATCAACGGCGAACGCTGCACCGCTGGCTCGCGCATCTTTATCCAGCAGAGCATCTACCCGGAATTCGTCAAGCGCTTCGCCGAGCGCGCCAGCCGCCTGCGCGTGGGCGACCCGACCGATCCGAACACCCAGATTGGTGCGCTCATCAGCCAGCAACACTGGGAAAAAGTCTCCGGCTATATCCGTCTCGGTATTGAAGAAGGCGCGACCCTGCTGGCGGGCGGCCCGGACAAACCAACCGATCTGCCTGCGCACCTGAAGGGCGGCAACTTCCTGCGCCCGACCGTACTGGCGGATGTTGATAACCGCATGCGCGTGGCGCAGGAGGAGATCTTCGGGCCGGTGGCCTGCCTCCTGCCGTTCAAAGACGAAGCGGAGGGCCTGCGGCTGGCGAACGACGTGGAGTACGGGCTGGCGTCATATATCTGGACCCAGGACGTCAGCAAAGTGCTGCGTCTGGCGCGCAATATCGAAGCGGGCATGGTGTTCGTTAACACCCAGAACGTGCGCGACCTGCGCCAGCCCTTTGGCGGCGTGAAAGCCTCCGGCACCGGGCGCGAGGGTGGCGAGTACAGCTTTGAAGTCTTCGCGGAGATGAAGAACGTCTGCATCTCCATGGGCGACCATCCGATTCCAAAATGGGGGATCTGATCATGGGAAAATTAGCGTTAGCGGCAAAAATCACCCACGTCCCGTCGATGTATCTCTCCGAACTGCCGGGCAAAAACCACGGCTGCCGCCAGTCGGCCATCGACGGGCATAAAGAGATCAGCAAGCGCTGCCGCGAGCTGGGCGTGGACACCATCATCGTGTTCGACACCCACTGGCTGGTGAACAGCGCGTACCACATCAACTGCGCGGACCATTTTTCAGGCGTCTACACCAGCAACGAGCTGCCGCATTTTATTCGCGACATGACCTACGACTACGACGGCAACCCGGAACTCGGTCAGCTGATCGCCGACGAGGCGGTGAAGCGTGGCGTGCGCGCCAAAGCGCACAACATCCCGAGCCTCAAGCTGGAGTACGGCACGCTGGTGCCGATGCGCTACATGAACGCGGATAAGCACTTCAAAGTGATCTCCATCTCGGCGTTCTGCACGGTTCACGACTTCGCCGACAGCCGCAGGCTGGGCGAGGCCATCGTCAGCGCCATCGAAAAATACGACGGCACCGTGGCGGTGCTCGCCAGCGGCTCGCTCTCGCACCGCTTTATCGATGATCAGCGCGCGGAGGAGGGGATGAACAGCTACACCCGCGAGTTCGACCGCCAGATGGACGAGCGGGTGGTGAAGCTGTGGCGCGAAGGCCAGTTTAAGGAGTTTTGCAGCATGCTGCCGGAATACGCCGACTACTGCTATGGCGAGGGCAACATGCACGACACGGTGATGCTGCTGGGGATGCTCGGCTGGGACAAATACGACGGCAAGGTGGAGTTCCTCACCGAGCTGTTCGCCAGTTCCGGCACTGGTCAGGTTAACGCCGTTTTCCCGCTGCCCGCGTAAGGAGTCACCATGCCGCATTTTATTGCTGAATGTACCGACAACATCCGCGAGCAGGCCGACCTGCCGGGGCTGTTCGCCAAAGTGAACGAGGCGCTGGCCGCCACGGGCATCTTCCCCATCGGCGGTATCCGCAGCCGCGCCCACTGGCTGGACACCTGGCAGATGGCCGACGGCAGGCACGATTACGCCTTTGTGCATATGACGCTGAAGATTGGTGCCGGGCGCAGCCTGGAGAGCCGGGAAGCCGTGGGGGAGATGCTGTTTGAGCTGATCAAAACGCACTTCGCGGAGCTGATGGCGGAGCGCTATCTGGCGCTGTCGTTCGCCATGGAAGAACTCGATCCGACGCTCAACTACAAGCAGAACAACGTGCACGCGTTGTTTAAGTAACACGCTTGATCGATCCCCTCTCCCCTTTGGGGAGAGGGTTAGGGTGAGGGGAAATCTCTGCGGCCTGATGCCCTCACCCCGGCCCTCTCCCACAGGGAGAGGGAGAAAACAAATAACAACAGGATATCGCCATGCTCGACAAACACACCCATACTCTGATCGCCCACCGCCTGCATCAGGCGGAACAATCCCGGGAGCAAATCCGCGCGATCTCGCTGGAGTACCCGGAGATCACCATTGAAGACGCCTACGCCGTCCAGCGCGAATGGGTGAACCTGAAAATTGCCGAAGGCCGTGTGCTGAAAGGCCACAAGATCGGCCTCACCTCCAAAGCGATGCAGGCCAGCTCGCAGATCAGCGAGCCGGACTACGGTGCACTGCTGGACAACATGTTCTTCCACGACGGCAGCGACATCCCCGTGGATCGCTTTATCGTCCCGCGCATTGAAGTGGAGCTGGCCTTCGTGCTGGCAAAACCGCTGCGCGGCCCGAACTGCATGATCTTCGACGTCTACAACGCCACGGACTACGTCATCCCCGCCCTGGAACTGATCGACGCCCGCTGCCACAACATCGACCCGGAAACCCAGCGCCCGCGCAAGGTGTTCGACACCATCTCCGATAACGCCGCCAATGCGGGCGTGATCCTCGGCGGCCGCCCAATTAAACCCGACGAGCTGGATCTGCGCTGGATCTCCGCCCTGCTCTACCGCAACGGCGTGATCGAAGAGACCGGCGTTGCCGCTGGCGTGCTTAACCACCCGGCGAACGGCGTGGCGTGGCTGGCGAACAAACTCGCGCCATACGATGTGCAGCTTGAACCAGGGCAAATCATCCTCGGCGGCTCGTTTACCCGCCCGGTACCCGCCAGCAGGGGCGACACCTTCCACGTCGACTACGGCAACATGGGCTCCATCAGCTGCCGCTTTGTATAAGGAGATGACCATGCAAAACGCATTCAAAGCGGCGCTGAAGGCGGGCCGTCCGCAAATCGGGTTATGGCTGGGGCTGACCAGCAGTTACAGCGCAGAGCTACTGGCCGGAGCAGGCTTCGACTGGCTGCTGATCGACGGGGAGCACGCGCCAAACAGCGTGCAGACCATCTTAACCCAGCTACAGGCCATCGCCCCTTATCCCAGCCAGCCGGTGGTGCGCCCGTCGTGGAACGATCCGGTGCAGATCAAACAGCTGCTGGACGTGGGGGCGCAAACCCTGCTGGTGCCGATGGTGCAAAACGCCGACGAAGCGCGGCTGGCGGTGAGCGCCACGCGCTACCCGCCTGCGGGCATTCGCGGCGTTGGCAGCGCGCTGGCGCGGGCGTCGCGCTGGAACCGCATCCCGGACTATCTGCATCAGGCTAACGACGCCATGTGCGTGCTGGTGCAAATCGAAACCCGCATGGCATTGAAAAACCTGCCGCAGATCCTGGACGTGGAAG is a window of Enterobacter hormaechei ATCC 49162 DNA encoding:
- the hpaR gene encoding homoprotocatechuate degradation operon regulator HpaR; translation: MHDSLTIALLQAREAAMGYFRPIVKRHNLTEQQWRIVRVLAEHPSMDFHDLAFRTCILRPSLTGILTRMERDGLVLRLKPVNDQRKLYVSLTKEGNALYQRAQAQVEEAYQQIEAEYTPEKMKQLTALLEEFIELGNRHIAARDEE
- the hpaE gene encoding 5-carboxymethyl-2-hydroxymuconate semialdehyde dehydrogenase, giving the protein MKKINHWINGKNVAGSEYFHTTNPASGEVLAEVASGGEAEIHQAVAAAKEAFPKWANLPMKERARLMRRLGDLIDQNVPDIAAMETADTGLPIHQTKNVLIPRASHNFEFFAEVCQQMNGKTYPVDDKMLNYTLVQPVGVCALVSPWNVPFMTATWKVAPCLALGNTAVLKMSELSPLTADRLGELALEAGIPAGVLNVVQGYGATAGDALVRHHDVRAVSFTGGTATGRNIMKNAGLKKYSMELGGKSPVLIFEDADIERALDAALFTIFSINGERCTAGSRIFIQQSIYPEFVKRFAERASRLRVGDPTDPNTQIGALISQQHWEKVSGYIRLGIEEGATLLAGGPDKPTDLPAHLKGGNFLRPTVLADVDNRMRVAQEEIFGPVACLLPFKDEAEGLRLANDVEYGLASYIWTQDVSKVLRLARNIEAGMVFVNTQNVRDLRQPFGGVKASGTGREGGEYSFEVFAEMKNVCISMGDHPIPKWGI
- the hpaH gene encoding 2-oxo-hept-4-ene-1,7-dioate hydratase, giving the protein MLDKHTHTLIAHRLHQAEQSREQIRAISLEYPEITIEDAYAVQREWVNLKIAEGRVLKGHKIGLTSKAMQASSQISEPDYGALLDNMFFHDGSDIPVDRFIVPRIEVELAFVLAKPLRGPNCMIFDVYNATDYVIPALELIDARCHNIDPETQRPRKVFDTISDNAANAGVILGGRPIKPDELDLRWISALLYRNGVIEETGVAAGVLNHPANGVAWLANKLAPYDVQLEPGQIILGGSFTRPVPASRGDTFHVDYGNMGSISCRFV
- a CDS encoding 5-carboxymethyl-2-hydroxymuconate Delta-isomerase, coding for MPHFIAECTDNIREQADLPGLFAKVNEALAATGIFPIGGIRSRAHWLDTWQMADGRHDYAFVHMTLKIGAGRSLESREAVGEMLFELIKTHFAELMAERYLALSFAMEELDPTLNYKQNNVHALFK
- the hpaG gene encoding 4-hydroxyphenylacetate degradation bifunctional isomerase/decarboxylase; translated protein: MKGTVFAVALNHQSQRTAWAEAFEKAPYNAPPKTAVWFIKPHNTVIRAGEPIPFPQGETVLSGATVALVVGKTASKVRVEEAAAYIAGYALANEVSLPEESFYRPAIKAKCRDGFCPLGEPVAVDNVDNLTIITEINGREADHWNTADLHRNAAELLSALSEFATLNPGDAILLGTPQSRVEIRPGDRVRILAEGFPPLENPVVNERDVAIAQRTPPHATLFALGLNYADHASELDFKPPTEPLVFIKAPNTFNGDGQTSVRPNNVDYMHYEAELVVVIGKTARKVSEAEAMEYVAGYTVCNDYAIRDYLENYYRPNLRVKSRDGLTPISPNVVPKEAIPDPHNLTLRTFVNGELRQEGTTADLIFSIPFLIAYLSEFMTLQPGDMIATGTPKGLSDVVPGDEVVVEVEGVGRLVNRIVSEETAK
- the hpaI gene encoding 4-hydroxy-2-oxoheptanedioate aldolase, yielding MQNAFKAALKAGRPQIGLWLGLTSSYSAELLAGAGFDWLLIDGEHAPNSVQTILTQLQAIAPYPSQPVVRPSWNDPVQIKQLLDVGAQTLLVPMVQNADEARLAVSATRYPPAGIRGVGSALARASRWNRIPDYLHQANDAMCVLVQIETRMALKNLPQILDVEGVDGVFIGPADLSADMGFAGNPQHPEVQAAIEQAIAQILSAGKAPGILMANEQLAKRYLELGARFVAVGVDTTLLARGAEALAARFIEQPVTSVNNNKSVY
- the hpaD gene encoding 3,4-dihydroxyphenylacetate 2,3-dioxygenase, whose translation is MGKLALAAKITHVPSMYLSELPGKNHGCRQSAIDGHKEISKRCRELGVDTIIVFDTHWLVNSAYHINCADHFSGVYTSNELPHFIRDMTYDYDGNPELGQLIADEAVKRGVRAKAHNIPSLKLEYGTLVPMRYMNADKHFKVISISAFCTVHDFADSRRLGEAIVSAIEKYDGTVAVLASGSLSHRFIDDQRAEEGMNSYTREFDRQMDERVVKLWREGQFKEFCSMLPEYADYCYGEGNMHDTVMLLGMLGWDKYDGKVEFLTELFASSGTGQVNAVFPLPA